In Pseudomonas grandcourensis, the DNA window CGCATCAGTTGCGCCGGCACCATGTATTCCGGCAATTCGGCGGCCAATGCGCTTTTCAGGCGTGCGGTTTGCTCGGCTTCGTCCCCGGCATTGTTCGCTGCGGTGTAGTAACCGATCAGTTGCGCCCCGGCCACGGTGTCGCGCACCAGCACCACGGCTTGCGCAACGCCGTCCTGAGCCAGCAGCCGCGCCTGGATTTCTTCCGGCTCTACCCGGAACCCGCGCAACTTGACCTGCTGATCGAGACGGCCGAGGTATTCGATCACGCCGTCCGCCGTCCAGCGCGCGCGGTCGCCAGTGCGATACAGGCGTGCGCCCGGTTCACCCAACGGATCGACCACGAAGCGTTCGGCGGTCAAGGCCGGGCGGCCGAGGTAACCACGGGCCAGGCCAGCGCCGCTGATGCACAACTCACCCGGCACGCCGGCCGGTACCGGGTTGAGATCGCTGTCGAGCACGCGGCAGATCACATTGCCCAGCGGCCGGCCAATCGGCGAGCGTTCGCCATCGGCGCGAGTGCACTGCCAGTGGGTGACGTTGATTGCCGTTTCAGTCGGGCCGTAGCGGTTGTGCAGTTGCACCGCTGGCAGCTGCGCCAGCACCCGGTTGCGCAGCTCCGCGGGCAAGGCCTCGCCCCCGGAGAACACCCGGCGCAGGCTGGTGCATTCAGCGCTGAGCGGTTCATCGATGAACAACGAAAGCAGCGGCGGCACGAAGTGCAATGTGGTCACGCCGTACGCTTGCACCAGCTGCGCGATGCGGTGCGGATCGCGGTGCTCACCGGGACCGGCGATGAGCAAACGGGCGCCAGTGATCAGCGGCCAGAAGCACTCCCACACCGACACGTCGAAACTGATCGGTGCCTTTTGCATCAGCACGTCGGTTTCGTTCAGGCGGTAAGTGTCCTGCATCCATTGCAGGCGCTCGGCCAGCGCCGCGTGGGTGTTGCCGACGCCTTTGGGCTGGCCGGTGGAGCCGGAGGTGTAAATCACATAGGCGAGATTGTCGCCGTGCAGGTGCAGCCCCGGCGCATGGCTTGGCCAGCTGTCCAGGTGCAGGGTGTCCATGGCGATCACGCTGACACCCTCACTGGCCGGCAAGCGTTCGAGCAATCGGGTTTGCGTCAGCAGCAATTCAACACCGCTGTCGCTGAGCATGTAGGCCAGGCGCTCGGTCGGGTAATCAGGGTCAAGCGGCACGTAGGCGCCACCGGCCTTGAGGATCGCCAGCAGGCCGATCAGCAGTTGCGGCGAACGCTCGCAGGCGATGGCCACGCAGATGTCCGGGCCGACGCCTTTGTCGCGCAGGTAATGGGCCAGACGGTTGGCCCGGGTGTGCAGCTCGGCGAAGTCCATCTGGCCGCCGTCCCACACCAGCGCGGTGCGCTGCGGGGTCTGGCGTGCCTGCTCGTTGAGCCATTCTGGCAGCCATTGGCTGGCCGTCGCGCAGGGAGCACTGGCCCAGTCCGATTGCTGAAGGTGCTCGGCAGCCGTCAACAGTGGCAGGTCACCGATGGCAGTGTCCGCTTGCTCGCAGACAGCCCGCAGCAGGTTGCTGAAATGCTCGGTCAGGCGCTCGATGGTCGCGGCGTCGAACAATTCGCTGGCGTAGTCGAAGGACAAGGTCAGGCGACCGTTGCGGTCTTCTTCGCTGTGCAACTGCAAATCGTACTTGGCTTCGCGGCTATGCCACGGCAGCTCTTCGGCCAACAGCCCCGGCAGGCGCTTCAACGCCCCGAGGTCCCTTTGCTGATGGTTGAACATGACCTGGAACAGGCCCTGTTCACGGGCCTGCGGGAAGGCTTCCAGCAGTTGCTCGAACGGCAGGTCCTGATGCGCTTGCGCACCCAACGCCGCCTGACGGGTCTGCGTCAGCAGCTCAACAAATGGCAGGCGTGAGTCCACCTCGGCATGCAGCACCTGGGTATTGATGAAGAAACCGATCAGGCCCTGGGTTTCCAGGCGCGGACGGTTGGCATTAGGCACGCCGATGCGGATATCACGCTGGCCGCTATAGCGGTGCAACAAGGTCTGGAATGCAGCCAGCAACAGCATGAAGGCGGTCGATTCATGGGCCTGGGCGGTCTGTCGAATCGCATCGCTCAGGGGCGCCCCCAGACGCACGGTGTGGCGGGCGGCGCTGTGCAGTTGTTGCGCCGAACGCGGATGGTCGGTGGCCAGGCTCAGGGTTGGATGCTCATCACCCAAGCGGTCTTTCCAGTAGGCCAGTTGGCGCTTGCCCTCCCCTTGCGCAAGCCATTGCCGCTGCCAGCTGGCGTAATCGGCGTACTGCATCGGCAACGGCGTCAGCTCCGCTTGCTGCCCCTGGGAGGCGGCCGCATACAACCGCGAGAACTCGTCGATCAACACATTCAGCGACCAGCCGTCAGCGATGATGTGGTGCATCGTCACCAGCAACTGATGGTCTTCGTCGTCGAAGCGCACCAGCGTCACCCACAGTAGCGGGCCTTTCTCCAGATCGAACTGCGTCCGCGCTTCGTCCTCGCGGATTTGCTGTGCCCGGGTCTCACGCTCGGCGGCCGGCAGGTCACTGATATCGATCAGTTGCAGGTTGAACTCGGCAGCCGGATCGACCTGTTGCAGCGCCACGCCATCACGTTCGAAGAATCGCGTGCGCAGGGATTCGTGGCGCTCGATCAACTGCTGGAAACTGGCGCGCAAGGCGTCCTCATCCAGCTCGCCGCGCAGGCGCAAGGCACCGGGAATGTTGTAGGCGCTGCTGTGCGGGTCGAGTTGCCAGGTGATCCAGAGGCGGTTTTGTGCCAGGGATTGCGGCATCGGTTGCTGGCGTGACAGCGCCGTGATCGCGCTCTGGGCCAGGCCACCGTCCTGTTGCAGACGGGCCACGACATCGGCGAATGCGCCTAGGGTCGGGGCTTCGAACAGCAGGCGCAGGTTCAACTCCAGCCCGAGCTCTTCACGCAGGCGCGCCACCACTTGCGTCGCCGCGATGGAGTTGCCGCCGAGCAGGAAGAAATGATCGTCGGCGCCCACCTGCGTCACTTGCAACTGTTCACACCAGATCCGGCCGATCAGGCTTTGCAGCTCGGAGCCCGACTCGATCCGGCCTGCACTTTCGGTGGCGGCCGACGGGAACATCGCGTAGCTGTCGAGACTGCTGTCCGCCAGACGACTGCGGCACGCCGAGCGCTGCAATTTACCGCTGGAGGTCTTGGGCAGCGCGCCCGGATTGAGCAACACCACCACGCTAGGTGCTTCTTGATATGCCTCGGCGACGGCTTGGCGAATGGCTTTGATCAAGGATTCAGGCGGCAGGATTTTCTGCACGCTGCGGCTGATTTCGGCGGCGATGCCGATGCCTTCCTGACCATCAACCGTGACGGCGAAGGCGGCAACCCGACCTTTGCGCACCACTTCCACTTCGCGCTCGACGGTCTGCTCGATGTCCTGCGGGTACAGGTTGTGCCCACGCACGATCAGCATGTCCTTCAGGCGCCCGGTGATGAACAGTTCGCCGTTGCGCAAAAAACCCAGGTCACCGGTGCGCAGCCAGGTCTTGCCGGCGTGCCGGACGAAGGTCTTGGCGGACGCCTCGGGGTTGCGCCAGTAGCCTGAGGCGATGCTCGGCCCACTGGCCCAGACTTCGCCGACGACGTTGTCGGCCTGTTCGTTGAGCGAGACCGGATCGATGATCAGCACCGCGTGCGCCGGTTGGCTGATACCGCAACTCATGATCGGGCAGCCCTCGCCCGCTTCGACACGGTTCTGCGCCAGGGCCTGATCGTCTACCCGCAGGTTGCCGATGCCTTGGCCGCGCGCTGTGCCGGCCACGAACAGGGTGGCTTCGGCCAGACCGTAGGAGGCCATGAAACTGTCCGCGGTGAAGCCGCAGGTCGCGAACTTCCCGGCGAAGCGCTCGAGGGTGTCGAGGCGAATCGGTTCGGAGCCGGAATACGCCACGCGCCAGCCACTCAGGTCGAGCCGCTCCAGGGCTGACTCGCTGACCCGCTCACTGCACAAGCGATAGGCAAAATCCGGCCCGCCGCTGATGGTGCCGCCGTATTCGCTGATCGCCTCCAGCCAGCGCAACGGCCGGCCGAGGAAATACGCCGGGGACATCAACACGCAAGGCACGCCGCTGAAAATCGGCTGCAGCAGGCCGCCGATCAGGCCCATGTCGTGGTACAGCGGCAGCCAGCTGACGATGACGTCGTCGGGGTTCAGGTCAATGCCGAATCCGTGGCGAATCAGCAATTCGTTGGCCACCAGATTGCCGTGGCTGACTTGCACGCCCTTGGGCAGCGCGGTGGAACCGGAGGTGTATTGCAGGAAAGCGATGTGATCGTCCTGCAAGTCCATCGCGACCCAGCGCTCGGCCAGTGCACCGTCGAGGGTATCGACACACAGCAGCGGCGGCGCCCCTTCGATCTGCTGCAACCCATCGCGCAGCCCGGCACTGGTCAACAGCAAGCGCGGCTGGGCATCGCTGATGATCGACAGCAGGCGCTCCTGGTGATGCCGGCGTGCCGACTCCGGCGGGTAGGCCGGCACCGCGATCACCCCGGCGTACAGGCAACCGAAGAACGCCGCGACGTAATCCGGGCCGCTGGGGAACAGCAACACCGCACGGTCGCCAACATCCGCCTGGGCCTGCAATGCTCCGGCAATCGTCCGCGCCCGCAGGTCCAGTTCTCGATAGCTGAGCACCACCGCCTGATCCGGGGTCTCGGCGAGAAAGCGCAGGGCCACCCGATCCGGCGTCAGGGCCGCGCGGCGCTGAAGGGCTTGGACCATTGTGCTGGGGAGTTCGAACGCGTCGGTCATGAGGTTTCCTGCCTGAATTCGGCTTGGTAGGAGCGAGCCTGCTCGCGAAAATCCGGAGAACGCCGCGGGGTGTCAGGCGCCCATCGTCATCGTTGACGACCATCGCGAGCGAACTCGCTCCTACGGGGTGGTGAGGGTTGCGCTGTGCAATTCATCCTGAGAACGGATGACGTCTTGAAATAATTAGTCGCGAGCCGGAACACAAAGCGGTCTGAAGTGAGTCAACGTGTCGCAGTTCTCACTCCGCACCCTTACAGCGCACTAGTTCTTTTTCTCATTTGACAATCATTATCATTAAGCCTAATTTGTCGCTCGATGTGTAGGACGGCCCCCCGGTTTTTTCGCCGTCCCACTAACCTTTTGGCAGCAGGGTGATTTCCATGATGGAACCAGTATCCACAAGCAGGTGCGATACACCGCTACTTCAGGCATTCGTCGACAATCGACTGATTCTGGTGAAGATCGCAGCCCGAATTACCGGTTGTCGCTCACGTGCCGAAGATGTTGTGCAGGATGCATTCTTCCGGCTGCAATCGGCCCCGCCCATCACCAGTTCGATCAAGGCTCAGCTCAGCTACCTGTTCCAGATCGTGCGCAACCTGGCGATCGACCACTACCGCAAGCAGGCGCTGGAGCAGAAGTATTCCGGCCCTGAAGAGGAAGGGCTGAATGTGGTGATCCAGGGTGCGTCACCGGAAACGTCGCACATCAATTTCTCGACGCTGGAGCACATTGCCGATGCGTTGACCGAGTTGCCGAGCCGCACCCGCTACGCCTTCGAGATGTATCGCCTGCACGGCGTACCGCAAAAGGACATCGCCAAGGAACTCGGCGTCTCGCCGACCCTGGTGAACTTCATGATCCGTGACGCGCTGGTGCATTGCCGCAAGGTGTCGGGCAAGCGTGGCGATATGGCTGCTCGCCAATAAGATCCGAGATCCGCAGCGCACCCATCGCGAGCAAGCTCGCTCCCACGGGGTCCTGTGAACACAGGGCAAATGTAGGAGCGAGCCTGCTCGCGATGGGGCACTCAAGAGCGCCAAAGATCTTGAGCCTTAAGCATCAGGCCAACTTGCACCGGTCAAAAAACCGCTCCCGACCCAACACCATCAGGGCCGCGCGCTTGTGCGGGAAGTCGAACTCTTTCTCGCAGTGAAAGCGCTGCTCCTGCATGTACCCGATCATCTTCGCGTTATCGGCACGGGGCTCGGCAACCACGCGCCGGGTGCGCGGATCATCGAGAAACAGGTAATGCACCAGCGCCGATAACCAGCTCGCCACCTTGTGCGGACCGCGGTGATTTTCTTCGCCCACCAGCATGTGAATGCCACGGTCGTAATCGCCGGCCTCATAAAAGGGTGCAATGCGATCTTCCCTGGCCCAGTAGGCTTCGAAATAAGCGAACGGCTGATCGTCGAAACAACCGATCAGCGTCAGCGTGTGCGGGTCGGCCTCGAGTTTGCTCAGGTATTGGCGATGCTGTTCGAGGCTGCCTTCCTCCTGCCAGAAACTCGCAACTCGCGGGTTGTTCTGCCAACGGTTGAAGCGTGCCAGGTCTTGCTCGATGTCCAGCGTGCGCAGGGAAACCCGGGCGCCCAGCCGCGCATCGAAGCGTCGATACACTTCACCCCGGGGCTTGACCGGCCGCCGTGGATGACGCTTGCCGTCGGTGATGAGCATTTGCTGCGGGTAGCTGCCGGTCAGGGAATGCCTCAGCCACGGCTGCGGTAAGTGCCAGAACAGGGTGCGCTCGCAGTGATACTGGCCGCTGACGGGCGTCGGAATCAGCAAGCCACTGAGCACGGCTTCGTCCGGCACCTCTTGCAGTTGCCAGGTCAGACGCTGGCAGTCGGGGTCGCGAGCGAACAGCCAGTAACAGGCCGCCCACAATGCCTGTTCTTCAGGGCGACTGAAGCGCTCCTCCAGTTGCACGTGCAACTCCGGGCCACGACTGAGCCGCAGGGTAAGCAACGGTTGCCCTTCCAGATTCAGACTCAGGCGGCAATCGGTTTCATCAGCAGCAAGACGACTGCCTGTCGGCAGACACAGGGCATTCAGGTCATTGAGATGGGGCATGGGGCGGGCTCACGATATTCGTCGACAGTTCAACGAAGTGACGTGAGCCAGGGCGGGAAATTTAACCAAAGACCATCAATTGGCGGCTTGTGGCGCCGGTTCGTTGTGCGGGACCGGCACCAGTGCAATCTTGTACGGATCAAAAATCCTCAGCATCTGGCCGTTGTCCCGCAAGCCTTGCAACAACTTGCCGAAGGCCTCGCCGCTGATGGGCGCGGTCGGGCGCAGAATGGCGTAGTGGTGATAGATCTGGTCGACGCGCTGGGATGCCAGCAATTCATCGGCGACTTTTTCATTGCGCAGGAAGTAGTCGCTCAGGTAAGAGCGCGTGACCAGGGCAATGTCGGCCCGACCGCGTAATACCATCAGCAGATTGCTGTCATGGGAATAGGTCAGCGTGGCGTTGTAGTTTTTCGCGAGGTACAAGGGGTCGGCATTGAAGTTGGCGAACTCGTAGTGATAGCCGCTGAACAGTGCCAGGCGCTTGCCGCTCAGGTCGGCAAAATAGCTTTGCTGTCGATCGGGCAGGCGTTGCGCGACAAAAATCTCGGCATCCTCCAGCCCCATATCGACGGCCGTGTGGGGGATCTCTTCCCAACCCCACGCGGGATTTTCGAAGATGGCCATGTCGACCCGGCCCTGCTTGAAATCACCAAAACGCCGGGGAATGGAAGTGGGCACCAGGACAAACTGGTAGTCAGTTTGCGATGCGTTCAGGGCCTCGACCAGCTGCGGCAGCAACCCGGTATCGGCTCCGGATTCCGGGCGCACGGTGTAGGGCGGAAAGTGCGCGGCACCTATGCGCACCAGTTGCGCTGCCTGGGACGGCATCATCGTTGACGCCGCAAGCATCGCCAGCAAAAGCCGCGAGGCTGACCGAATTGGCGAACCCATCAAAACGCCCCCACTCCCAATAAAACGGTACCAATGCATTCAAGCTAGGCGGTTTCGTCCAGTTAGCCAGTTTAATGCTGGCCAATACAAGCTTATTGCCGGTCTTCCAGCACCAGAATCAACGCCTCATCGGCCAACTGATCGAGGCTCATGCTGCCGCCGGCGCGAAACCAGGTGGTGGTCCAGGACAATGCACCGGTCAGGAAGCGGCGGGTGATGAACACATCGCCGCGGATAAACCCGGCGGTTTTGGCTTCGCCCAGTACTTGTAGCCAGATGTCTTCGTAGATGTCCCGCAGCGCCAAGACCTTGGCCTGGCCCTCTTCGGACAGCGAGCGCCATTCGTAGACCAGCACGGCCATGGCCTCGCCGCTGCCGCCCATGATCGACTGCAACTCACAGCGGATCAGCGCCAGCACCTGCTCGCGCACATTGCCGGCCTCGGCGATGGCCGCTCGCATCAACGCGGTGTTGTAGAGAATGGTCTCCTCCATCACCGCCCGCAGGATTTCGTCCTTGCTCTTGAAGTGATGGAAAATGCTTCCGGACTGAATGCCCACGGCGCCGGCCAGGTCGCGCACGGTCGTGCGTTCATAGCCTTTATTGCGGAACAGGTGGGCCGCCACTTGCAGCAGCTTGCCACGGGCGCTGTCCGGGTCGGTCAGTTGGCCGTCGTCGACCAATTGGCGCATCACCCTCAGGGCTTTTTGCTCGTCCACCCGTTCTCTCCTACAGTCGTTCAATCAATAACGCCGATCCCCCCGAAAACAGCGGGGTTGCGCGGGCAATTTAAGCGCATGGATGCAACCAAGCAAGCGCTTGGGCAGAAGATAATCAAGTCATTTACAAACCAAGCGCTTGCTTGGTAATGTCGACGCACTTCGGTTGGAGGTGGCTATGGAATGGACTGCGCCTGAAACAATTCGCATCGGATGTGCCAGCGCCTTCTGGGGCGATACCTCGACCGCTGCCGCGCAACTGGTGGAACACGGGCATCTGGACTATCTGGTCTTCGATTACCTGGCCGAAATCACCCTGTCGATCATGGCCGGCGCGCGGATGAAAGATCCCCGGGCCGGCTATGCGGGCGACTTCATCGAAGTGCTCGCGCCCTTGCTGCCGCAGCTCGCACAGCAAAA includes these proteins:
- a CDS encoding RNA polymerase factor sigma-70; protein product: MMEPVSTSRCDTPLLQAFVDNRLILVKIAARITGCRSRAEDVVQDAFFRLQSAPPITSSIKAQLSYLFQIVRNLAIDHYRKQALEQKYSGPEEEGLNVVIQGASPETSHINFSTLEHIADALTELPSRTRYAFEMYRLHGVPQKDIAKELGVSPTLVNFMIRDALVHCRKVSGKRGDMAARQ
- a CDS encoding GNAT family N-acetyltransferase, encoding MPHLNDLNALCLPTGSRLAADETDCRLSLNLEGQPLLTLRLSRGPELHVQLEERFSRPEEQALWAACYWLFARDPDCQRLTWQLQEVPDEAVLSGLLIPTPVSGQYHCERTLFWHLPQPWLRHSLTGSYPQQMLITDGKRHPRRPVKPRGEVYRRFDARLGARVSLRTLDIEQDLARFNRWQNNPRVASFWQEEGSLEQHRQYLSKLEADPHTLTLIGCFDDQPFAYFEAYWAREDRIAPFYEAGDYDRGIHMLVGEENHRGPHKVASWLSALVHYLFLDDPRTRRVVAEPRADNAKMIGYMQEQRFHCEKEFDFPHKRAALMVLGRERFFDRCKLA
- a CDS encoding transporter substrate-binding domain-containing protein, which gives rise to MGSPIRSASRLLLAMLAASTMMPSQAAQLVRIGAAHFPPYTVRPESGADTGLLPQLVEALNASQTDYQFVLVPTSIPRRFGDFKQGRVDMAIFENPAWGWEEIPHTAVDMGLEDAEIFVAQRLPDRQQSYFADLSGKRLALFSGYHYEFANFNADPLYLAKNYNATLTYSHDSNLLMVLRGRADIALVTRSYLSDYFLRNEKVADELLASQRVDQIYHHYAILRPTAPISGEAFGKLLQGLRDNGQMLRIFDPYKIALVPVPHNEPAPQAAN
- a CDS encoding TetR/AcrR family transcriptional regulator, coding for MDEQKALRVMRQLVDDGQLTDPDSARGKLLQVAAHLFRNKGYERTTVRDLAGAVGIQSGSIFHHFKSKDEILRAVMEETILYNTALMRAAIAEAGNVREQVLALIRCELQSIMGGSGEAMAVLVYEWRSLSEEGQAKVLALRDIYEDIWLQVLGEAKTAGFIRGDVFITRRFLTGALSWTTTWFRAGGSMSLDQLADEALILVLEDRQ